The proteins below are encoded in one region of Oryzias melastigma strain HK-1 linkage group LG9, ASM292280v2, whole genome shotgun sequence:
- the fzd10 gene encoding frizzled-10 gives MCSSVALLVLWSSMASAISSIDPDWSGEGRCQHITIPLCKDIGYNMTRMPNLMGHDDQLEAAIKLQEFASLIQCGCHSHLKFFLCSLYAPMCTEQVSNPIPACRVMCEQVKLKCSPILEKFQFPWPDSLDCSRLPTKNDPNNLCMEAPNNGSDEPPKVPHTQPPDFRPQQPLSGHDLHPKDIGGKQTCTNPGKFHFVEKSESCAPKCNPKVDVFWSQGDKQFSLVWMAIWSILCFVSSAFTVLTFLIDPQRFKYPERPIIFLSMSYCVYSVGYLIRLFVGADRIACDRDNGVQYIIQEGLESTGCTIVFLILYYFGMASSLWWVILTLTWFLAAGKKWGHEAIEANSSYFHLAAWAIPAVKTIMILVMRKVAGDELTGVCYVGSMDVKALTGFVLIPLSCYLIIGTSFLLSGFVALFHIRKIMKTEGENTDKLEKLMVRIGVFSVLYTVPATCVIACYFYERLNMDYWRILAEKHKCVDGSRPESDECVMKASIPAIEIFMVKIFMLLVVGITSGMWIWTSKTLQSWQNVFSKKVKKRTRRKAASVFTSSRPYIKPHPSLKGQNTKYEPTRPPPTCV, from the coding sequence ATGTGCTCAAGTGTGGCGCTTCTGGTGCTGTGGAGCAGCATGGCTTCAGCCATCAGCTCAATAGACCCAGACTGGTCAGGAGAGGGGAGATGTCAGCACATAACCATCCCCCTGTGTAAAGACATCGGCTACAACATGACGCGCATGCCCAACCTCATGGGCCACGACGATCAGTTAGAGGCAGCAATAAAGCTGCAGGAGTTTGCATCACTGATCCAGTGCGGATGCCACAGCCACCTCAAGTTTTTCCTGTGCTCGCTGTACGCTCCCATGTGCACGGAGCAGGTGTCCAACCCCATTCCAGCATGCAGAGTCATGTGTGAACAGGTCAAGCTGAAGTGCTCCCCCATCCTGGAAAAGTTCCAGTTCCCCTGGCCTGACTCTCTGGACTGCTCCCGTTTGCCCACCAAGAATGACCCGAATAACCTGTGCATGGAGGCGCCCAACAATGGCTCGGATGAGCCGCCGAAAGTCCCCCACACCCAGCCACCAGACTTCCGGCCACAGCAGCCCCTGAGTGGGCATGACCTGCATCCTAAGGACATTGGAGGAAAGCAGACTTGCACTAACCCAGGAAAGTTCCACTTTGTGGAGAAAAGTGAGTCATGTGCCCCCAAATGCAACCCCAAAGTGGATGTATTCTGGAGCCAGGGAGACAAGCAGTTCTCTCTGGTGTGGATGGCCATCTGGTCCATCCTCTGCTTTGTCTCCAGTGCCTTCACTGTTCTCACTTTCCTCATTGACCCGCAGCGGTTCAAATACCCTGAGAGGCCAATCATCTTCCTCTCCATGTCCTACTGTGTTTACTCTGTGGGCTACCTCATTCGACTTTTTGTGGGAGCTGACAGAATAGCCTGTGACAGAGACAATGGGGTGCAGTATATTATCCAGGAGGGTCTTGAGAGCACTGGCTGCACCATTGTGTTCCTCATCTTGTATTATTTTGGCATGGCCAGCTCCCTCTGGTGGGTTATCCTGACCCTCACATGGTTCCTGGCTGCAGGGAAGAAGTGGGGTCACGAGGCCATCGAGGCCAACAGCAGCTACTTCCATCTGGCGGCGTGGGCCATCCCGGCCGTGAAGACCATCATGATCCTGGTGATGAGGAAGGTGGCCGGGGATGAGCTGACCGGCGTCTGCTACGTGGGCAGCATGGATGTCAAGGCTCTCACAGGTTTTGTGCTCATTCCTCTCTCTTGTTATCTCATCATCGGCACTTCTTTCCTGTTATCTGGATTTGTGGCTCTTTTCCACATCCGAAAGATTATGAAAACAGAGGGAGAGAACACAGACAAGCTCGAGAAGTTGATGGTTCGCATCGGGGTCTTCTCTGTGCTTTACACCGTCCCGGCCACCTGCGTGATCGCCTGCTACTTCTACGAGAGGCTCAACATGGACTACTGGCGCATCCTGGCAGAGAAGCATAAATGTGTGGACGGTAGCAGGCCAGAGTCGGACGAGTGTGTCATGAAGGCTTCCATACCCGCCATCGAGATCTTCATGGTGAAAATTTTCATGCTGTTGGTGGTGGGCATCACCAGCGGTATGTGGATCTGGACCTCAAAGACGCTACAGTCGTGGCAGAACGTTTTCAGCAAAAAGGTGAAGAAGAGGACGAGGAGGAAGGCGGCTAGCGTGTTCACCAGCAGTAGGCCTTATATAAAACCTCACCCATCTCTAAAAGGGCAAAATACCAAGTATGAGCCTACTCGGCCCCCTCCGACGTGTGTATGA